A segment of the Manis javanica isolate MJ-LG chromosome 10, MJ_LKY, whole genome shotgun sequence genome:
attcttttttaaatattatatataatgatagAATGTTAGAATCAAGGATACCGGCTTTCCCTGCTTACAGGCACCATTGTCCTAGACAAGTTGGCCAGAGAAATGGCATAAAAGTGGGAAAAGCCTACTAATTAAGGTTCCAGACTGCCAcagttcaaatcccaactctgaCCAATCCTAACTGTTTGGCCTTTAGCAAGTTTTTTAACCTTCccttgcattaatttttttctatctaaaaaaaaattggaattatAGCACCTCCTGCATAAAGttcttatgaaaattaaaatgtgtatatataaagtacttagagcagtgcctggcacatactacaTGCTATGCATAAATGTagccactattattattatcattaaaaagAAGCCCCAAAGAATCTACAAACAAATTATTGGAATTAATAGGTGAGCTGAACTAGGCTTCTGAATGTAAGAttaatatataaaactaaaactgcATCTTTGTATACAAGCTGCaaagttagaaaatataattttaaaaagatatcatTTGTAATaaatagcaagaaaaataaaatctagcaAAACACCTACATgatctttatagaaaaaaattataaatagtgtTATTAACAGATACTGAAGGAAGATTTTAATTAATGGACCTGcataccatattcatggattggaaaactcaTTATCATAAAGCTGATAACTGCCCCTAAATTGAGCTGTAGATTTAATGTACTTCCAGTCAAAATGCCAACAGGGTGTGTCATTGGAAActgacaaactgattttaaagtgTATATGGAGGGGTAAAGAACCTAGAATACCCAAGACCTTAGccagtggtggtggtagtggggcCAAGGGTGGGTGGGGACTGTCCAACCAGATATCAGACTCCTTATAATGCTTGGTAATTAAAAGTGTAATATTATACCaatgggaagaaaagagagcCTTGAAACTGATCCGTGCCCACATGGAAACTTGATGGATACCAGTGGTGCCATTATAGGTCACTGAGGGAAAAGGTGGGACTGTTCAGCAAAAGGTACTGAGACAATTGGTAATCCACATAAAGGGTGAATTAAAAATGAATCTCTGCTtcacactaaaaacagaaatcaactcCAGgtgaattaaagatttaaatgtgaaaagtaaaacTAAGTATTTGAGAAGATTATATAAAAGACTTTCCTTATGACTCAGCATGGGCTAGGATTTCTTCAACCCACTCCTCCTGGAAGCCCTCTATCTCAGCAAATAGCAATTCTGTCCTACAAAACCCTTGAAATCAACCTTCATCCCTCCCTCATATACCCCAAATCCATTCATTAGCATATTCTGTTCAATCTACCTTATACAAATCCCCAGAATCTTACTACGTCAGGTCACCCTCACCATTACTTCCCTGGGCCACCATGTTGCACAATGGTGCCCTCCAGAGTAGTGTACCCCTGCCCTGTCCATAGACCAAGCCACCATCCTCTGTCCCACCTGGACTTTTGCAGTCACCTCTTCACGGGGCTCCCTGTTTCTGCCTCAGCTCCCCTACATCTGTTCTCAATACAGCAACTGGAGTGATGCTCTAACCTATGTCAAACAACGCCATTCTCCTGCCTGCCTTGGCTTCCCATCTCACTGGGAGAGAAGACTTCCAGTGGCCCTCCCCACTgagctgcctcctctctgctttcctctctgagcttctgttccAACAAAAGAGCTTCAACATCCTGGAAGAGCCGGCGCAAGGACTGCTGGGGCTGGAATGGGGGATGCAGGGCGAGGCTCACTGACATAGTGTGCTCAAGGTCAAGCCCTAATGTGCAGCGCTTGCCAATTTCTGGAGTATAAATACTACCACCACCGATTGCTATATAGCATTGTGATGCCAGTCAATGAAGGCAAATTCAACAATCTACTCTTGTGAACGGGTCGAGCTGGTTTGAGCCGGCTCCAGCACACCCCTGGCTCAGGTCCTGGCTGGGAGACAAGTACACAGAAGCCTCTTCTACTCTTTTTATATTCCTGTAAACATTACCCTAGAGGGTTGTGTAAGAAAGATTGGTAATAATTGTTAAAGAGGTAAGTGGAAGGCAGGATCCCTGAGGCCCAGCACAGGGCAATGTGAGcctgccctcttccctcccccagcaccctccacccacctccaTTCACaaagagagaccccaaaaggCCTCCAGTGGGTGGCTGGGCCCTGGAGGCACTGGCCAGGGCCTGAAGTgagacaggaggaaggaagagggccAGAAACACTTAGCTTTTTGCACTGAGACTGAACTAGAACATGGGGCAGAGAGAAGCCCTCGCATGCTGGCTTCAATCCATCTGAGCAATTCATTAATCCCTTGGGAAGAGGGCCATAGCTTGGGGGGTGACCCAATGCTGAGGAAAGAGTCTGCGGCTTTGGAAGCAGAAGAAAAACTTGGATTTGAGATTACAATCTGAGATTACCATCCACCTTGAATTACTGAAAGGTCTGGGGGCAAGCTGTGTCCCTCCACTTGTGAAATGACCCTAGTAGCACTCCCCACCAAGCAAAGAGGCAGGCACAGTGACCTGCAAGATGCACCGTAGATGCCGAGTCTCCAACCCTTCTCCCAGCTGGTGCCACCACCAGGCTCTGGGAAGGAAAATGAATGGCCTGGCAGCTACCAAGCACTCACTCAGAGCCACAGGCCAGAGTCCTGCCAGCGACCCTAGAGGGCCATGTCatcattattatccccattgtactgagaaggggactgaggcacagagaggttaaggattCTGCCTGGGGCCACACCCAGTGAGTGGCTGAGTTGAGCTTTGAGTTCAGAAAACCTGATGTCATCACCAAAGGAACCAGAACACCCAGGCCTCATCCTGGCAGATGAGGACACAGGAGGTGTCAGGGAAGCAAGGGAGGGCTGACTGCCCACCGGGACGGATCGTCTGTGCAGCGAGAGCAGGCCTGCCGGGGGACTGGACGTTCCTAGCgcttggcacagggcctggccccaGGGGCACAGACACAGGCTTTGGTGGCTGTGCAATGAGTACCTGGGGATATATCCTGGGGTCTTGGACCATAGAGGTCCAGGAATGGAGTGGACACCCCAGAGGCCTTTCCTGCCCAATGCCCTGGGGACCATGGGTGTTCACAGCCCCATCCTTGCCCTTTGGCCTGACCTTGAAATAAGTTTGCCCGCACGTTGTAGCCCAGATCATAGTAGTCTGAATAGATGGACGGGCTTTCCCAGGGCCTCTGGGTCCTGCTGGACCGTGAGCTTGCCCTCTTCTGGCCTTCCAAAACTTCACCAATGGCTTTTCGAGCCTGacaggggagagggagaagagacAAGGGATCCAGAAGAGGGTCAGGCCCACAcgtcccctctcctcctcctccctctgacCTGAGCTTTCTGCCGCAACTCACCCTGAGCCTGAGGCCTTCAACCAGCCCCCGGGGCTGGGAGCCGGAAGCCCCAGAGGCccctccaccctctcccaccaCGCCACCTCCCACGTGGGCATCAGGGCGAAGAATCATAACCTCCTCCCTGTCCTGAGTACCCACTGTGTACATCACCAGGAGAGCGCTTTTTAAGGTGATATTATTTCCactgttttataaatgaggaaactgggccGCAGGGCCGGGAATCACCCTGTTTGCACAGCTGGTGAACCACAGAGCCCCAGATTCGCCTCCCATGATGGAGGCATCATACAAACTGGCTCTGGGTGGGTCCTTAGATTTCACTGGGGCCAACTACTTCCTTGTACCAATGGATAAACTGATGCCCAGAGTGGTTGAGCCCAGGCCTCAGAGCCAAgaaacctgggtttgaatcccaattCTGCCATATGCCAGCTGCTGATGTTGGGCATGTCTCTGCTCGTCTCCAGGCCTCAGATTCCCTACTTGTAAAATGGGATCAGAGCAGAACTGGATGGCCTTTGAAGTAGCTTCTAGCTGCCTGGATGACATCTGTGATATGTGTCACAGCTGGACAAAAAAACCAGATCTCTTGATTCAAGGCTGAGATGATGGCCAGAGAGAGAAACGTTAACTTCCTAAGGCCAAGAGGGACAGTGGAAGATAGTGGCCATGCAGATGAATCTCAAACGGGGACAAGATCCTCCAGGTGGGGCAGGACATTTAGGATTGTGATCTCCCCAACTaacaggtggggggggggggcaggtcACCACACCCTAGGAGGACAAAATGGAATGGGTCCTGGCCCACAGCCTTTGTGATCCTGGTTCTTCCACTTGCTCAATGTGACCCTGAGCAGATCATATCACCAATGGGAACTTCAGTTTTACCATCAGTTAAAAAGGAAAGAGTAACAACTGCCTGGCCAAGCACACAGTGTAGTTGTTATGAGGGCTGAGACAGTAGCTTTGACACTATGGCTCAAAATGCCAGAGCAGGAAGAACCCTTACCATCTGACCATAAATGAAATCTCAgctttcagtggctccctggaATAATATATCAGGTGGTAAAAAGttccagtatttaaaaaaaaaagaaaaaaaaaagttccactattgattagtgatgtctgccatgaATTTGGGCCGGGACAATCATGGTGCGCCCAGCCCATGTCATGTATTTACCAGCTTGATCTAGTccaactgcctcactttacagatgcaaagactaaagcccagagagggagagtaaATAATACAAAGTCACCCAGCATTCAGGGGCAAAGgcagaattcaaacccaagtctTCTGCTCAGTGCTGTCTCCTTTAGGAGAGTTGTTTAAGTTAAATGCATCTAATTCAAACTCAAGACTTCAAAGTCATAAGGGCTACAGGGCTCCTGAACCTGCTGGCCCAGTTTGGTGCCTCATTCCATAAAATGCAGGGGGTTTGGGTAACTTAACCCCTCTAATCCTTGGGCCCCTTATTAGTAGATAGGGTTAATTAAGTACCTTCCTcactgggaagattaaatgaattgtTACATGTGAAGGTGCTGtggcacacagcaagtgctcagtaaacactaCTTTCTAACGATGCTATTACAGGGGCTCTGTATTCAAGAGCAGGTTCCTTGGGGGCCCTCATAAAAAGTCTCCACGCATGCCCCTCCTGCTGCCCTTAGCCTCCTGGGCCCCGCTCTGCCACCTGCTCCTCGGAGACCAGCTGGTCCACCGTGTTGCTCCCAAACTTGTGGCGAATGTTGTCAGGAATGACGCTGCTCCTCTGGCCCTGTGAGCCCGAGTTGgggccttcctccagcccctggtacAGCTGAGGCTTCTCTTGGAAGGTAGCCCTGCTCTCCCATGAGGAGGGTCTGGGGCCCCCCTCCAGCACAGACTTAGGCTGCGGGTCCACACTGGGGCGGTCTTGGCTGATGGCTGAGGTGGGTGGAGGCCGGACCTCCTCCAGGTGGAGGGATGGCTGTGGGGAGACTGGGGCCTGGTACTTGAACTTGGAGGTGTCTGAGGGGCTTCGGGCAATTCTCCAGGGGTCCATGTCCTGCTGGTCTTCCTTGTTGTTGTTCAGATGGGCCCTTTTCAAAGTGGTCAGACCTgaacagaggagagggagggagggagggagagaaggtagACCAGTGCAGAGAatggagggcaggaagggagatAGCAGTGGGGGTacagagagggaacagagagagcGCCCAGAGATCCAAAGCAGAAAAACAGATGTAGACGGAGAGAAGTCAAGTGGTCCAGCAGCATGGGTAAGACAtcaggagagagacaaagggagaagGTAGTTCAGTCACCAAGCCTCCCATAGGACAGGGTCATCCCACATTGTTCTGGACCATAAGGGCAGCAGCCCAAGCTTGTCTAGCCTTGAGGCCTGGCTGTGTGACCATGAACCAGGGAcctgacctctctgtgctttaaTGAACCTGGCTCCATTTGGTCAGTTCCCTTCCCCACTTTGAATATCGCCAGCAATCCAGTGAAGAAAACCAGCAGCTGTGGGAGCTGGCAGAGGGCATTCCCCTTGGCTTGGCCAAGTCACTCGGCAGGAAAGTTCCAGAGCTGGAACAGCCTGGTCTTTGCTCCCCAACCCCGACTCTCTGGGCTCACTGGGTAGTGGCATCCCAGCCAGTCCCAGGATCCCGCACCCACATGGCTCCCCTCCCCTGTCCCACCCACATTCCTGCCCCACTCCCAGTCCTACCGGGCTCTCCTGCTCCCCCAGTCTACCTGGAAGGCCAAACTGTCCTTTTCCTTAAGTCAAAATCTTCCCTTTCCATTCTTTCAAATGCAGCCCCACCAGGAAGTCCTCCTGACCCCCACCCCGAGCTGGCTGGAccagctccctcctcccaacTACACATCTCTGCCCCAACACACTCCACGCTTTTTCATGACCCTgagctttccttttctccatcatTGTGATTTACACACCAACTTGTTTCCCCTCCTAAATGGAGGT
Coding sequences within it:
- the CIMIP4 gene encoding ciliary microtubule inner protein 4 yields the protein MDPWRIARSPSDTSKFKYQAPVSPQPSLHLEEVRPPPTSAISQDRPSVDPQPKSVLEGGPRPSSWESRATFQEKPQLYQGLEEGPNSGSQGQRSSVIPDNIRHKFGSNTVDQLVSEEQARKAIGEVLEGQKRASSRSSRTQRPWESPSIYSDYYDLGYNVRANLFQGAPEEMKSLMKASYTPEVIEKSVRDMEHWHGRKTDDLGRWHQKNAMNINLQKALDEKHGEKSKSKSFKY